A genomic window from Punica granatum isolate Tunisia-2019 chromosome 2, ASM765513v2, whole genome shotgun sequence includes:
- the LOC116193694 gene encoding GDSL esterase/lipase At5g45910-like gives MLALTHHARTINKKMKIQVFVFLLFPFVTVSDDSVPSRSPYAKYESIFNFGDSLSDTGNYLAVGAPGLPQIAHLPYGETFFGNATGRASDGRLIVDFIVSVQVGWFKKWKSSICTTKQECDSYFKKSLFLVGEIGGNDYNIPFLFLGASIEQVRPLVPLIIEAIINATTALIEEGAVNMVVPGNLPAGCVLAYLTRFQSSNQSDYNRITGCVDAFNEFSKYHNQLLVEALETLREKYPQARIMYADYYGASIGFYYTPKLYGFSGGSITACCGGRGPYNFNISSFCGVPGSTVCKDPSTFASWDGVHWTEAAYRYIAKGLVYGPFTSPPL, from the exons ATGTTAGCTCTAACTCACCACGCTAGAACAATAAACAAGAAGATGAAAATTCAAGTGTTTGTGTTCCTTTTGTTTCCTTTTGTCACTGTGTCCGATGATTCGGTTCCATCAAGAAGTCCCTATGCGAAATATGAGTCGATCTTCAACTTTGGCGACTCACTGAGTGATACTGGGAACTATCTTGCAGTCGGTGCACCAGGACTTCCCCAGATTGCTCACCTCCCTTATGGAGAGACCTTCTTCGGAAATGCGACTGGCCGCGCTTCAGACGGACGTCTCATTGTTGATTTTATCG TAAGTGTTCAAGTTGGCTGGTTTAAGAAGTGGAAGTCCTCAATCTGTACTACTAAACA AGAATGTGATAGCTACTTTAAGAAGTCGCTGTTCCTGGTGGGGGAGATTGGTGGAAATGACTACAACATACCCTTCTTATTTCTCGGAGCTTCCATTGAACAAGTTCGACCCCTTGTGCCATTGATCATCGAAGCTATTATTAATGCCACCACA GCCCTAATTGAAGAAGGAGCAGTAAACATGGTAGTTCCTGGAAATCTGCCAGCGGGTTGCGTACTGGCTTACTTGACCAGATTTCAGAGTTCTAATCAGTCGGACTATAACCGAATAACCGGGTGTGTGGACGCATTTAACGAATTTTCGAAGTATCACAACCAATTGCTCGTTGAAGCATTGGAGACTCTAAGAGAGAAATATCCGCAAGCAAGGATCATGTATGCAGACTACTACGGTGCTTCAATTGGGTTCTATTACACTCCAAAACTCTACG GATTCTCTGGAGGGAGCATTACAGCGTGTTGTGGAGGTCGTGGACCGTATAATTTCAATATCTCTAGCTTTTGCGGTGTGCCTGGCTCCACCGTTTGTAAAGATCCATCGACTTTTGCGAGCTGGGATGGTGTTCATTGGACAGAGGCTGCATACCGGTACATAGCGAAGGGATTGGTTTATGGTCCCTTCACTTCTCCACCTCTCTAG